From the genome of Natronolimnobius baerhuensis:
ATGACCTCCCAGTCGAGACTGGCGTCGACGTGGCTGGCGTTGATCCCATTCGCGACGACTTGAGCGATGGCTCCGACGAAACCGCGGGCTTCACGCTCGAGACGAGCGATGACTCAATCACGACGCGCTTTGTGGTCTGGGCTGCAGGCGAGTATCAGTATCCGACGACCGGCCCAATCGCGGGTGCGGAACACGGCGTTCACGTCGCCGGTGTCGACTCCTGGGACGCATACGCGAGGACACACGAAATTGCGTCCGAAACGGATGTCACACCTGAGTCCACTTCCGAATCCGCGGAAACCACGACGGCTGCCGACGCTGCGCCCCAACCCGCAGCCGACGGCGCAGGGACCGCGATGACACCACACAGCGACGATGTCGTCATTATCGGTGGCGCAGAAAGCGGTGTCGACGCCGCACTTGCACTGGCTGATGCTGGCTGTTCAGTGACCGTCCTCGACGACGACGGCACCTGGCAGTTCCGCAGTCCGGACCCAAGTGAGGTGCTCTCACCGCGGACGAACCAGCGTCTCGAGGCGGCACTCGCCGACGAACAGCCGATTGGACTCGTCGCGGGCGTACGCGCAGACCGTATCGAGCAAACGGCCGACGAGGACCCGACAGCCGACGACGACCATCTTGAGTACGCCGTCGTCACGACCGATGGGGACCGCTTCTACTCGCAGGTACCGCCCGTGCTGGCGACTGGGTTCGACGGCAGTTTGACGCTCGTCGAGGACCTGTTCGTACTCGAGGACGGCGTCGCCGACCTCACCGAGCGCGACGAGTCGACGACGACACCTGGCCTGTTCCTCGTCGGGCCGCAGGTCGCGCACAACGGCCAGAAATTCTGCTTTATTTATAAGTATCGCCAGCGCTTCGCTGTCGTCGCCGACACGCTCGGCGAGCGACTCGGCGTCGACACTGACTCGCTCGAGGAGTACCGCGAGACGAATATGTTTCTCGAGGACCTCGAGTGCTGTGAGCCAGAGTACTGCGACTGTTAAAAATGCGCGACCCGACGTGTGGTCAGTGACTCTCGTGGATGTGGCTCCGCAGCGAATCGGTGTCGTCGAATCCTTCGTCGCAGACGGCACAGGTGTTGTGATGCAACGCGACGTGTTGGGTGACACCGGCGGCTGATTGGAAGTTCTCGTCGCACGTTGAGCAGTTGTATCCCATACAGCGTGGAGTACATTTCCTACCCACAAAAATCGTGCTAGGAAAACACACTCGCACGCACCGAATCAATAACAACTCACCGACGATCAGTCACATCTGTCGGCTGCTCTATCGCCGCCAGATGCGTGTCACTGCCGTCGATTACTCACGCCAATTCGTCCGCGCGGCGTCGTAACGACGGCTCGACCGTC
Proteins encoded in this window:
- a CDS encoding NAD(P)/FAD-dependent oxidoreductase encodes the protein MTRSFDHEVAVVGAGPAGIGTAVALERLDLEYTVLERDCIGASFRQWPAEMRLLTPSFPANAFGTRDLNAITPDTSPALALDCEHPTGNQYADYLEAVAEFHDLPVETGVDVAGVDPIRDDLSDGSDETAGFTLETSDDSITTRFVVWAAGEYQYPTTGPIAGAEHGVHVAGVDSWDAYARTHEIASETDVTPESTSESAETTTAADAAPQPAADGAGTAMTPHSDDVVIIGGAESGVDAALALADAGCSVTVLDDDGTWQFRSPDPSEVLSPRTNQRLEAALADEQPIGLVAGVRADRIEQTADEDPTADDDHLEYAVVTTDGDRFYSQVPPVLATGFDGSLTLVEDLFVLEDGVADLTERDESTTTPGLFLVGPQVAHNGQKFCFIYKYRQRFAVVADTLGERLGVDTDSLEEYRETNMFLEDLECCEPEYCDC
- a CDS encoding C2H2-type zinc finger protein; translated protein: MGYNCSTCDENFQSAAGVTQHVALHHNTCAVCDEGFDDTDSLRSHIHESH